The Pirellulales bacterium genome segment AAGCTGTCCCGAATCGACAGCAATTCCTCGGCAAGCGGTGTCGCCGTCTCGACCATTGGAGTATAGAGACATTCCAAGATGTTCGGGTTCGCCTTCAGCGCCATCGTGAGAAACTTTTGGACCTCCCAATACGCCTCCTGAGCCGCGTCATTTTCCAGTTGCTCGGGCACTCCATACAGCGACCAATGCAGGTCGGCCGGCGGCAGATAAATTCCGCGTCGATCGGTATCGCTGTCCGCATCTTCAAGACCAAAAGCCTTGGAGCCGACGACGCAGCGATAGATAATTCGATCGTATAAGTTGTGATCCGCGAGCATTTCTCCCGCTTGGCTCATCACGCGCTGCTTGTAATGTGCCAGCATCACGATCTCTTGGCGGCGCAATGGCGCCTCGAAGCCATCGGGAAACCGAACTCGGTAGGCGCGCTGATTGTCGGCCGGGGATTGCACAACCACGCCGACTGCTCCGCGCGGATGGACCACCTTGCCCCCCGTGCCGCGCACCTCCACCAAGGCGACCACCTGTGTGCCGACCGAGAAGATCAGATCCGGATTGACGTGAATTCGATGACCCAAGCGCCTGCTCCAATTGATTGGTCACGCTATCTTACCTGTCAGGATGAATTGCGGCCACATCGCATCAAGCAGCCGGTGCGCGACGAATTGTCGCAGCGCGACGCTCGGCCGGCTGCTGTGACAGCTTTCCGACTCTTCGGACCGCTTCGTATAGGCGACTCTTGAGCGTCCCCAGCGGGATGCCGATAATCTTGGCGGCGTCGCGATATTTGAGTCCTTGGTAGACGACGAGGAGGACGGGCTGCTTTAGCCAATCGGGAAGCTGATCGACGGCCGAGGCAATCTGTCGGCAGTCCTCCGCCGATTCGAGCAGCTCGTGCGGTTCTCGTTCTTCTTTGCTCAGGCAATCGCGGAGCGAGAGTTCGCTTTCACTCTCGTCGTGGGTCCAGTGCGTTGCTTCGAGGCTCGCCGCTTGATGCCGGCGGTTGCGGCGGAACAAGTCGTTGGCCTGGTTGGCAGCGATGCGATATAGCCACGGCCGGAGTTCGCGGCCCGGCTCGAATTGGCTGCATTTCCGATGCAGTTGCAGAAACGTGGCTTGGAATGCGTCCTCGGCAAGGTGCTGGTCGCCGAGATACTTGCGGAGGTAGTTGTAAATCTCGCGCTCGTAGCGATGGACGAGTTCTTCGAACGCGCTGCGGTCTCCTGTCTCCGCGTACCGCACCAGCAATTCGCCGTCGTCGGCCGCGGAGATCGTGCGGCGGTCGTTTGCGCTCTCGGGCGTCTTGCAAATCGTCGCATTCATTGTGGTCTCATCGCTTTCTAGGAGCGCCCGGTAAATCCGGCGGAGAAGTGGGGCGCTGTCCATTTTGCTACACCGCAAACTGGGTCACTCGCCGCCGGATTTATCAGGCGCTCTAACTGTGTTTCTTGATGATTTCGATCAGGTATCGGAGGCAACACGGCCGTGGCGTCGGCGCGGCAGACGATGTCCTGGCCGGCGCGGCTTGCGGCGAAGGACCTCCGGGCGCCGCCCCTGCAATCGTTGGAGGCAGACTCGCGTTCGGCGGCGCTCCGGAGGTATCCTTCTTTTCCGACATGTTCACACTTCCAACTTGTAGAGGTCTCGCTGATTGCCGCATGACTTCGCGGCCGGCATAATGCACGAGTTGTGCCAAGCGGCGCGCGCCGGTTGAAAGTCGCTGCGCTGCAATGAGATAAATCTCTGACGGCAGTTTCGCGCTGGCGCAAAGCAAGCGGTTTGCCACGTCCCCAAATGCCCCGCCGGGGCAATTTGCCCCGGCGGCGGCTGGCGGCCTGCGCGCCGCGTATGGGAAGATAATGAGACTGGCTCTAAAACTTGTCCTGGCGTTTCTCCTGGCGAACGTCGTGCTGGCTGTGGTCTACGGCTATCTGGCGGTTCAGCACGAGGTTCGCATATTCGAGCGGACGGCGAGCGACGAGGCGAAATCATTGGGCCCGCCGATGGA includes the following:
- a CDS encoding nucleotidyltransferase domain-containing protein, with amino-acid sequence MGHRIHVNPDLIFSVGTQVVALVEVRGTGGKVVHPRGAVGVVVQSPADNQRAYRVRFPDGFEAPLRRQEIVMLAHYKQRVMSQAGEMLADHNLYDRIIYRCVVGSKAFGLEDADSDTDRRGIYLPPADLHWSLYGVPEQLENDAAQEAYWEVQKFLTMALKANPNILECLYTPMVETATPLAEELLSIRDSFLSKMVYQTYNGYVMSQFKKLSGDLRNTGRVKWKHVMHLIRLLLSGVTVLKQGYVPVRVEEHRERLLAIKRGDAAWEDVDAWRIVLHKEFDAAFEATRLPDRPDYERANAFLLKARRSALAEAAP
- a CDS encoding RNA polymerase sigma factor — translated: MNATICKTPESANDRRTISAADDGELLVRYAETGDRSAFEELVHRYEREIYNYLRKYLGDQHLAEDAFQATFLQLHRKCSQFEPGRELRPWLYRIAANQANDLFRRNRRHQAASLEATHWTHDESESELSLRDCLSKEEREPHELLESAEDCRQIASAVDQLPDWLKQPVLLVVYQGLKYRDAAKIIGIPLGTLKSRLYEAVRRVGKLSQQPAERRAATIRRAPAA